The Vulpes vulpes isolate BD-2025 chromosome 10, VulVul3, whole genome shotgun sequence genome has a window encoding:
- the FGG gene encoding fibrinogen gamma chain isoform X2 — protein MTWSLSCQGLILCFYTLLLLPSTCLTYTATRDNCCILDERFGSYCPTTCGIADFLSTYQTGVDNDLQTLEDLLRRIENKTAEAKEVIKSIQISYNPDEPPKPNRVVGATKDSKKMMEEIIKYEALVGSHESNIRFLLEIYNSNSQKINNLKQKVAQLEAKCQEPCKDTVQIHDTTGKDCQDIANKGAKESGLYFIKPLKAKQQFLVYCEIDGSGNGWTVLQKRLDGSLDFKKNWIQYKEGFGHLSPTGTTEFWLGNEKIHLISTQSAIPYALRIQLEDWNGRTSTADYAMFKVGPEADKYRMTYAYYIGGDAGDAFDGYDFGDDPSDKFFTSHNGMQFSTWDNDNDKYEGNCAEQDGSGWWMNKCHAGHLNGVYYQGGVYSKTSTPNGYDNGIIWATWQSRWYSMKKTTMKIIPFNRLTIGEGQQHHLGGAKQAGDI, from the exons ATGACTTGGTCCTTGAGTTGCCAGGGCCTAATTCTCTGCTTCTATACTCTTTTACTGCTTCCTTCGACATGCCTGACA TACACTGCTACCAGAGACAACTGCTGCATCTTAGATGAAAGATTT GGTAGTTATTGCCCGACTACCTGTGGAATTGCAGACTTCCTGTCTACTTACCAAACCGGAGTAGACAATGATCTGCAGACTTTGGAAGACCTCCTAAGacgaattgaaaacaaaacagcagaagCCAAAGAAGTGATCAAATCAATCCAAATCTCCTATAATCCCGATGAGCCACCAAAGCCAA ACAGGGTCGTGGGTGCTACCAAGGACTCCAAGAAAATGatggaagaaattataaaatacgAGGCATTGGTTGGATCGCACGAGTCGAATATTCG ATTTTTGCTGGAAATATATAATTCAAACAGCCAAAAGATCAATAACCTGAAACAGAAGGTAGCCCAGCTTGAAGCAAAGTGTCAGGAACCTTGCAAAGACACAGTACAAATACATGATACAACTGGGAAAG atTGTCAAGACATTGCCAATAAGGGAGCCAAGGAGAGTGGGCTTTACTTTATCAAACCACTGAAAGCGAAGCAGCAGTTCTTAGTCTACTGTGAAATTGATGGGTCTGGAAATGGATGGACTGTGCTGCAGAAG AGGCTTGATGGCAGTTTGGATTTCAAGAAAAATTGGATTCAGTATAAGGAAGGATTTGGACATCTGTCTCCCACTGGAACCACAGAATTTTGGTTGGGAAATGAGAAGATTCATTTGATAAGCACACAGTCGGCCATACCATACGCATTAAGAATACAGCTGGAGGACTGGAACGGCAGAACCAG TACTGCAGACTATGCCATGTTCAAGGTAGGACCTGAAGCTGACAAATACCGCATGACGTATGCCTACTATATTGGTGGAGATGCCGGAGATGCCTTTGATGGCTATGATTTTGGCGATGACCCTAGTGATAAATTCTTCACATCCCACAATGGCATGCAGTTCAGTACTTGGGACAATGACAATGATAAGTATGAAGGAAACTGTGCTGAACAGGATGGATCTGGTTGGTGGATGAACAAGTGTCATGCTGGCCACCTCAATGGAGTTTATTACCaag gTGGCGTTTACTCAAAAACATCTACTCCTAATGGTTATGATAATGGCATTATTTGGGCCACTTGGCAATCCCGGTGGTATTCCATGAAGAAAACCACCATGAAGATAATCCCATTCAACAGATTAACCATTGGAGAAGGACAGCAGCACCACCTTGGGGGAGCCAAACAG GCTGGCGACATTTAA
- the FGG gene encoding fibrinogen gamma chain isoform X1, with protein sequence MTWSLSCQGLILCFYTLLLLPSTCLTYTATRDNCCILDERFGSYCPTTCGIADFLSTYQTGVDNDLQTLEDLLRRIENKTAEAKEVIKSIQISYNPDEPPKPNRVVGATKDSKKMMEEIIKYEALVGSHESNIRFLLEIYNSNSQKINNLKQKVAQLEAKCQEPCKDTVQIHDTTGKDCQDIANKGAKESGLYFIKPLKAKQQFLVYCEIDGSGNGWTVLQKRLDGSLDFKKNWIQYKEGFGHLSPTGTTEFWLGNEKIHLISTQSAIPYALRIQLEDWNGRTSTADYAMFKVGPEADKYRMTYAYYIGGDAGDAFDGYDFGDDPSDKFFTSHNGMQFSTWDNDNDKYEGNCAEQDGSGWWMNKCHAGHLNGVYYQGGVYSKTSTPNGYDNGIIWATWQSRWYSMKKTTMKIIPFNRLTIGEGQQHHLGGAKQVGPEHHVEIHYD encoded by the exons ATGACTTGGTCCTTGAGTTGCCAGGGCCTAATTCTCTGCTTCTATACTCTTTTACTGCTTCCTTCGACATGCCTGACA TACACTGCTACCAGAGACAACTGCTGCATCTTAGATGAAAGATTT GGTAGTTATTGCCCGACTACCTGTGGAATTGCAGACTTCCTGTCTACTTACCAAACCGGAGTAGACAATGATCTGCAGACTTTGGAAGACCTCCTAAGacgaattgaaaacaaaacagcagaagCCAAAGAAGTGATCAAATCAATCCAAATCTCCTATAATCCCGATGAGCCACCAAAGCCAA ACAGGGTCGTGGGTGCTACCAAGGACTCCAAGAAAATGatggaagaaattataaaatacgAGGCATTGGTTGGATCGCACGAGTCGAATATTCG ATTTTTGCTGGAAATATATAATTCAAACAGCCAAAAGATCAATAACCTGAAACAGAAGGTAGCCCAGCTTGAAGCAAAGTGTCAGGAACCTTGCAAAGACACAGTACAAATACATGATACAACTGGGAAAG atTGTCAAGACATTGCCAATAAGGGAGCCAAGGAGAGTGGGCTTTACTTTATCAAACCACTGAAAGCGAAGCAGCAGTTCTTAGTCTACTGTGAAATTGATGGGTCTGGAAATGGATGGACTGTGCTGCAGAAG AGGCTTGATGGCAGTTTGGATTTCAAGAAAAATTGGATTCAGTATAAGGAAGGATTTGGACATCTGTCTCCCACTGGAACCACAGAATTTTGGTTGGGAAATGAGAAGATTCATTTGATAAGCACACAGTCGGCCATACCATACGCATTAAGAATACAGCTGGAGGACTGGAACGGCAGAACCAG TACTGCAGACTATGCCATGTTCAAGGTAGGACCTGAAGCTGACAAATACCGCATGACGTATGCCTACTATATTGGTGGAGATGCCGGAGATGCCTTTGATGGCTATGATTTTGGCGATGACCCTAGTGATAAATTCTTCACATCCCACAATGGCATGCAGTTCAGTACTTGGGACAATGACAATGATAAGTATGAAGGAAACTGTGCTGAACAGGATGGATCTGGTTGGTGGATGAACAAGTGTCATGCTGGCCACCTCAATGGAGTTTATTACCaag gTGGCGTTTACTCAAAAACATCTACTCCTAATGGTTATGATAATGGCATTATTTGGGCCACTTGGCAATCCCGGTGGTATTCCATGAAGAAAACCACCATGAAGATAATCCCATTCAACAGATTAACCATTGGAGAAGGACAGCAGCACCACCTTGGGGGAGCCAAACAGGTTGGACCAGAACACCATGTTGAAATACACTATGACTAA